A portion of the Borreliella valaisiana VS116 genome contains these proteins:
- a CDS encoding ankyrin repeat domain-containing protein: MSYYVLSKIFLYSGYLVVGFLSFTIFNKNLRNKIRKKLKNLYFLYYLTFFALFIISSNLSYYFTEKQLLENFNAFEKEFFEIHKVNEQFFQKYLLNFPVPIRMELMSKFNPLYTVFNASFEKYSKNIGKSSYEIQTNYKNYIKATNSEIKNKLEQIKESIIPIYNKYKLPILNGKNTEIGIDSNGNIIPITKNTNGKITELLFYDQNYNLIPFKKFENYEVRFDIIPENKNIHFKELINVYYLDESNITNPIEYYKNNIETNPYYIDLQEDKDNFLKTIKIKKEYGLYLEKKKQLQHLTENDKLNDFKEFLAKNNNIFSLNTIFSNGNPIFTYAINVKAKSIINYLITKEFNINLTNQSSQTALHNAIIQKYELKFIKSLIKKGANPNIRDIDNKLPIDYSDKTGEIYKYLMGI; encoded by the coding sequence ATGAGTTATTATGTACTAAGCAAAATATTTCTATATTCTGGATACCTTGTTGTTGGATTTTTATCTTTTACAATTTTCAATAAAAACTTACGAAATAAAATCAGAAAGAAATTAAAAAATTTATACTTTTTATATTATTTAACTTTTTTTGCTCTTTTTATAATCAGCTCAAATTTATCTTATTATTTCACTGAAAAGCAGTTATTGGAAAATTTTAATGCTTTTGAAAAAGAATTTTTTGAAATACATAAGGTAAACGAACAATTTTTTCAAAAATACCTACTAAATTTTCCAGTACCAATAAGAATGGAATTGATGTCAAAATTTAATCCACTATATACAGTGTTTAATGCTAGTTTTGAGAAATATTCTAAAAACATTGGCAAAAGCTCTTATGAAATTCAAACAAATTATAAAAATTACATCAAAGCAACAAATTCGGAAATTAAAAACAAATTAGAACAAATAAAAGAAAGTATCATCCCTATTTATAATAAATATAAATTACCTATTCTAAATGGAAAAAATACAGAAATAGGTATTGATTCAAACGGAAATATTATTCCTATTACAAAAAATACAAACGGAAAAATAACAGAATTGCTGTTTTACGATCAAAATTATAATTTAATTCCCTTTAAAAAATTTGAAAACTACGAAGTTAGATTTGATATAATCCCAGAAAATAAAAATATACACTTCAAAGAACTAATAAATGTTTATTATCTTGATGAAAGCAATATTACTAATCCTATAGAATATTATAAAAATAATATTGAGACTAACCCTTATTACATAGACTTACAAGAAGATAAAGACAACTTTCTTAAAACAATAAAAATTAAAAAAGAGTATGGTTTATACTTGGAGAAAAAAAAACAACTACAACATTTAACTGAAAATGACAAACTTAATGATTTTAAAGAATTTTTAGCAAAAAATAACAATATTTTTTCATTAAATACAATATTTTCTAATGGTAATCCAATATTTACTTATGCCATAAATGTAAAAGCAAAAAGTATTATAAATTATTTAATAACAAAAGAATTTAATATCAATTTAACAAATCAAAGCTCTCAAACAGCTCTTCATAATGCCATAATTCAAAAATATGAATTAAAATTTATTAAATCACTTATTAAAAAAGGTGCTAATCCAAATATCAGAGATATAGACAATAAACTGCCTATAGATTACTCTGATAAAACTGGTGAAATCTATAAATATTTAATGGGCATTTAG